A genome region from Taeniopygia guttata chromosome 5, bTaeGut7.mat, whole genome shotgun sequence includes the following:
- the LOC115495348 gene encoding olfactory receptor 5AR1-like: MRDKMQRVNLSAVSEFVFVGLSDAPEIRLLLFVLFLLIYLATMASNTTLLIAICTDSHLHTPMYFFLSNLSLLDLLCPTITVPKMLGALLLEHKEISFSGCLFQHFSLIAVVGTEIFLLAVMAYDRYMAVCHPLRYPSIMSTKLCAQLALGTWATGLLNSLLHTSLVFTLSFCGPNKIQQYYCDIPPVLALSCSSTHSRELVILVVAGVLGSSACVVTVVSYLYILLEILARKSPGIWHKAFSTCGSHLAVVCLFYGTTICTYVRPSFTYSPHWDRVVSMLYGMITPLLNPIIYSLRNKEVKCALKRVISQVRRALTRQENLAQSPPSAG; encoded by the coding sequence ATGAGAGATAAGATGCAGAGGGTCAACCTCTCAGCAGTATCAGAATTTGTTTTCGTGGGCCTCTCTGATGCTCCAGAAATCCGTTTGCTTCTCTTTGTGCTGTTTCTACTCATTTATTTGGCCACCATGGCAAGCAACACCACTCTCCTCATTGCCATCTGCACCGACTCCCACCTGCACACCCCCATGTACTTTTTCCTCAGCAATTTATCCCTGCTGGATCTCTTATGTCCCACCATCACCGTGCCCAAGATGCTGGGGGCCTTGCTGCTGGAGCACAAAGAGATTTCTTTCTCTGGCTGCCTGTTCCAGCACTTTTCCCTCATCGCTGTGGTGGGCACGGAGATTTTCCTCCTGGCTGTGATGGCCTACGACCGCTACATGGCTGTGTGCCACCCCCTGAGGTACCCGAGCATCATGAGCACCAAGCTGTGTGCTCAGCTGGCCCTGGGCACCTGGGCAACAGGGCTTCTGAACTCCCTGCTGCACACCTCTCTGGTTTTCACGCTCTCTTTCTGCGGCCCTAACAAAATCCAGCAGTATTACTGTGACATTCCTCCCGTGCTGGCCCTCTCCTGCTCGTCCAcccacagcagggagctggTGATCCTGGTGGTGGCCGGGGTGCTGGGGAGCAGTGCCTGCGTGGTCACTGTGGTCTCTTACCTCTATATCCTCCTGGAGATCCTGGCCAGGAAGTCCCCTGGGATCTGGCACAAGGCTTTCTCCACCTGTGGTTCTCACCTGGCCGTAGTTTGCCTTTTTTACGGGACCACCATCTGCACCTACGTCCGCCCTTCCTTCACCTATTCCCCACACTGGGATAGGGTCGTGTCCATGCTCTATGGAATGATCACCCCGCTCCTAAATCCCATCATCTACAGCCTCAGGAACAAAGAGGTAAAATGTGCCCTAAAAAGAGTGATCAGCCAGGTGAGAAGGGCTTTAACAAGACAAGAAAACCTCGCTCAGTCTCCACCATCAGCTGGGTAG